GGTCTTCCATGTTTTCCATGACTTTGAATTTCTCTTCTTTGGAACAGATTACCTTTTCTCTCATATGAGGGTATTGATGGAATTTTTCAAGAAGTTCAGATAATTTTCCTTCTTTGGAAACGATTTCAGCCATTCTAAGACCAGATAAAATTCCATCTGGACACATGCAGAAGTCTGGATGCAACCAGGTACCTGATGGTTCTCCACCAAAGTTCGCATCTTCTTCAATCATCACTTCAGCAACGTTTACGTCACCTACTTTGGTTCTTAGAACTTTTCCTCCAACTTCTTCCATTGCTTCATCCATACATAATCCTGCATCGACAGTGGTTACAACAGTTCCGCCGAATTTCTTTGAAACAAGTGCCAAAAGTTTATCGAACTCAGAAACTCTTCCTTTTTCATCAACAGTAATCATTCTATCTGCATCACCATCGTGAGCAATTCCCAAGTCTGATCCGGTTGCAACAACAGCTTTCATCAAGCTTGAAAGGTTTGCTTCATTTGGTTCAGGGTTTCTGCCTGGGAAGAATCCATCAACTTGTGAATTTAATGTAATGACTTCACATCCTGCCTTTCTGAATATAAGTGGGGAAAGCTCTGATCCTGCGCCGCATGCACAGTCAATTACAACTTTAAGCCCAGGCTTAATGTCTACAATGTCCAACAAGTCATCGATGTACTGCTTTTTGATTTCATCGTTATGGCTTATGGTACCTATTTTATCCCATTCCACTTTGCCGAAGTCTTCATTATAATAAATCTCTTCGATTTTTTCTTCCTGTTCTGGAGTGTAAGCCATTCCATTTTTATTCCAAAGCTTAATTCCATTGTATTGTGATGGATTGTGAGAAGCAGTAAGCATAATTCCTGCATCTCCGTCAAGTTTTAAAGTTGCATATCCTACAAGAGGTGTTGGCACCATACCTATTTTAACAACATCCACACCATGTTCAATGAGTCCAGCAGTAATTGCCTGTTCCAACATTCTATTTGTGGTTCTAGTATCGTAACCAATAACAACTTTTCCAGTATTGTTTAAGTATTTAGCAAGTGATTTACCTATTTTCAATGCTAATTCTGAGTTAATTTCTGAACCGATTTTTCCTCTGATTCCAGAAGTTCCAAATAGTTTTTTATTTGTCATGATTTAACTCCTTTTTTGAATAAAATTGTGAAAGATAATATTGATTAGTTTTTATTAATTTAAGCTCCAAATTTATGTGCATAACCCATTAAGTCAGTAATGATGTTCATTACATCTGCACCTCTGATTCTGCACATTCCACCTTTAGCCACTGCAAATTCATTGTATTCCTTTACATCATCCACTCTTACTTCAGGACCATTGATTAAGATAGGAACTGGATCTCCTGAATGGTTTTTAACTGAAATAGGAGTTGAATGGTCTGCAGTTAAGAAGATATAGCAATCTTCCAATTTAAGGAGTTCGCTCATTACAACTTCATCAACTTTTTCAATGAATTTCAATTTTTCCTCTGCATTACCGTCGTGGCCTGCTTCATCTGCACCATCAATATTTATTAGGAAGAAGTCATGCTCACTATTGTTTACTTGGTCGATAATTGTGTCTCTAATGTTTTCAAGGTTTGTATCAGTTCCACCAGTAACGCCTTCCATTTCGATGATATCCATTCCTGCAAAGCGACCAATACCCATAATCAAACCGGTTTCTGCAATGCATGCGGAATTTACTTCATATTTGTCATTGATTGATTCCACTTCAGGCACTTCACCAGCACCACGAGGAATGATTATGTTTGCAGGAGCTTCACCTTCTTCTATTCTTTTAATATTTACTGGATGGTCTTTAGTCATTTCATAAGATTTAACTACTAATTTGTTTAATATGTCTGCAGTTCTTTCTGCTTCTGGACTTCCATCAAGAGCTTTAACTACTTTAGGTTTGTTTCCTTCCACTTTAGGATCTGCATCGCTTACTTTGCCAGATAATCCTTCGCCTCTAAGCACTAAAACTGCTCTGTGTCCGGTTGATTCCTTAAAGATGATTTCAATGTCTTCATATCCTTCAATTTTCATGGTGTTTAAGGTTGCTATGATTTCATCGGTTCCATCTCTAATTCTTCCTGCACGTCTATCTGTAATGATTCCATCTTCATCGGATGTTGAAAAATTGCATCTGAATGCAATGTCTCCAGGAATAACATCTACACCAACTCCAACTGCTTCAAATGGGCCTCTTCCAGTGTATACTTCATAAGGGTTGTAACCTAAAATGGATAAGTGTGCTGTATCACTTCCTGGAATGATTCCAGGTGCAATTGAATCCATCAATCCAGTTATTCCCCTTTCTGCCATTTTGTCCATATTTGGAGTTTTAGCTGCTTGTAGTGTAGTTTGATTGTTAAGCTCTTTTAAAGGACGGCCTGCCATCCCATCCATAACCAATATTAATCCTTTCATATTTTCACCATCACAATAAATTGAAATAGAAATAAAGTTATTTATTTAATTTTTAATTTTTTATTAAAATTCTAATTTTTATTAAAATTTCTATTTTCGATTTGAATAAATATCTGAATATTTAAAAAGTAATATTAATTCAATTAATATTTACTATTAATAAAATATATGAATTTATATGCTTATAAAATTTGTTTTTATTTTAGTGGATATTTTTTTAAAAAACTTGAAAAAGTAGTTGAAATTTTATTTGTATTAAGTAAAATTGAGAAAAATCTTAAAATATTAAACATTACTTTAGAAAATATTTTTTAAAATAAAAATTAAAAAAAAGTTTTGAAAAAAAGAGTTAAATGTTAAAAAAATGAAAAATTAAAGTTTTTACATTACAGAAACGATACCAATTATTGCTCCACATATGGTAGCAAGCAAGTTGACATGTTCATTGTTTATGTAATGTCTTCTTTCAAGAACTGCTCCAAGGATACTGTCAATAAAGCAACCTAAAGTTCCGGAAATTACTGAAATCTTTATAGCTATTAAAGGATCTGGAAGGATTCCCAATAAGAATGAAGCAATTCCAATTATTCCTGCACCTACAATTGCTGCGGAAGTTCCTAAAATTGATATTGCACCATCAGTTCCAGCAGGCACTTTCTTGAAAGTGGTTATTAAACGAGGCTCTTGAAGAACTCCTATTTCACTAGCCAATGTATCTGCTGTAGCTGTAGCAATTGCCCCAATGAAACCTCCTGCCAAAGGAAGATAATAGCTTCCAAATGCTGCCATTAAAAAAGCAACCAATCCATTTGAGATTACATTTTTTGCAGTTCTTGTCTTTTCATATTGTCCGATTTCCTCTTTGTATGGTTTTGAAAAGCGTGTAGCGAATATGCTCAAACCAAAGAACAATACGATTAAAATGAACCAACGCACTCCTGCTGAAAAGATGATTGTAATTCCCATAAAAATCATTATAAGGGAACCTAATAAGTCTAAGCTTTTTCGTTTATAGCTTATTCCACCTAAAATAAACAGAAGTATGACATATCCCCAATTTATTACAAAAGCTTCATGCATAGAATCACTTTTATTAAGTATTAGTAAATTTTTAATTGTCTAAATTAGTATTTAACAATATTATTAATCCTAATTATTATTAGTCTTAATAATTATTCTCTAATTATTATTTAGTCTCTAATTATTATTTAGTCTCTAATTCTTATTAAATGTTATTTTTTATTTATTACTTTTACAAACTTATTTAAATAGTTTACTAATTGTTTTAATTAATTGTATACAAAAAAGAAATTTATTTTATAAAAATATGGAGTTAAAAGTAATAGTGTCGAAATTAATAGAATTAAAAATAGTATATGATTAAAAAAATTTGATAAAAAATTTAAAGAATAAAAATAGTAAAAAAAGAAAAGAAATAAAATATTAGAAAATTTATTCTAATACTTTACTTTTGATGATTTCCACTCTTTTAAGAGGATAGATTTTTTTAGCTTTGTGGTAAATTTCAGAAGCTAATCTACCGTTTACAGAGTTTTCTACAAGTTCATCAAAGGTTTTTTCTGAAGCTACTTTAGTAACTAACTCGTTAATGGTTTCTCTCATGTATTTTTGTTGGGAAGATTTAGCTCTTCTGGTAGTTACAGCTAATACATGGAGTTTTAATTTACGTTCATCTTGGGTAGTTACGATAACAGGAGCATCGATTCTACTGGTTCCTCTTCTGATCATACTTCTTACGTAATCAGTAGTGGTTTTGTGTCCAGTGAATTTAGTGTTTGCAATGTTTCCGTTAACATCATTTACTTCAAATTGTAATTTGATGTATTGTTTGGAGAAGTCACCGGTTAATTCTCTCATGGTTACTTCTACAGTTCTTCCGTATACAAGTTCAGGGTCTCTTGCAGGGGTGGTACCGATTTCTTTGTCTCCGAATGCTACAGGAGTTTTAATGGTGTACCAAGATTTTTCTTTCCAAGTGTCACGTACTCTACGTCTTTGTTTCTTTGCCATTTATATCATTCCTCTCTATATTTTTGACGTAATTATTATTTAGAATAATTGTATTTTGTTTTTATTTAAGATAAAACATAGCTATGGCTAAACTAAATATAATATAAAATAGGATAGAAATCTAGCTATGATATAAGTTTTTTTAAATCCAATGCTTATTGATCTTATGATGAATAATCATTAGATGAAATAAAAAATATAATATTAAAATCACAGGTTAATGGGCTAATGTCACTTTAGATATCTGAAGTGGCCTTATATCAAAAATAGATACAAAAATAGTTATAAAATTTGATTATAAGCTAAATAATTTTTATAATCTATAATTTACCTGCTCTGGAATCAATCCATTTAAATTAAAATAATATCATAAAAGTTTTAAATAAGTTTAAAACCCGCCCATAAAGGTTATTGTTAGTTATGATTTTTATAGTATATAAATATTTTTGATATTATAATTTTTATCTGATAATTATTTTAGTATATTTAGCAGTACATTTAGTTAATTTTTTAAGCTATATTTAACATATCTCTATTATACTCTAAAATATTTTTAGATATATCTTTAAGATATTTTTAAATGTCTTTATATATTTTTGAAAATATTTCAATATTCCAATATGTTTCCAGTATATTTCTAGAAAATGTTTAAAATTTTCTTATTTTTTCTGGTTTGCTACTAAAACATTTAAATAATATAAAAAATATAACAATTGTTATAAAACTTTTAATGCTTTAGGAATTTGTTTTATTAAAAAAATGAAAGGAGGTAAAAATAATGTGTGAGATCTTTGGATTTAGTTCATCAAAGGAAGAAGAACTTAATGATTATCTTAAAGAGTTCTATAGTCATTGTGAAGAGCATCCTCACGGTTGGGGATTAGCTATTTTAGATTCAGATAAATTCAGCGTATTCAAAGAGCCTGTTAAAGCTCGAAGCAGTGTAATGCTAGGAAATATCCTATTGAATCCTATCGTTTCTAAAAATGCTTTAGCACACATTCGTTTAGGCACTATTGGTGTGAAGGACTTTTATAATTGCCATCCTTTCGTTAAAAAAGATAATGCTGGTAGAAGATGGACTCTTATTCATAATGGCACTGTTTTTGACTGTCCTGATTTATGTAAGTACAGCACTGAGGAAGAGGGGGAAACAGATTCTGAAAGAATTCTTCTAGCTATTGTTGATTTAATAAACAAATTTGAAGCTTTTAAAGGTGAGCCTTTAAGCTTAAAGGAGAGATTTGATGTAGTTTCTGACTTAATAAGCTTCATGGCTTTATCAAATAAGTTAAATCTGATTATCTATGATGGAGAACAGATGTATGTTCACACAAATTATAGAAATTCATTATGCTATTTGAAAACTGAAAATAGCATTTTCTTTTCAACTCAAGCTTTGGATTCAAATGAGTGGAATGAAGTGCCGTTAAATACTGTGCTCTCCTTTTCAAATGGTGAATTGCTATTTGAAGCAAAACCTCATTCATTTGAATATGTTGAAACTGAAGAGCAGCTTATGTTCATTGAAAAATTTGCAAGCACTTTAAATAGTGATGTTGAAGAGGAAAATGTGTGGTAATCCCTCTTATGGTTTTTAAAGTTATGTATGTTTTAGAAGATATTTTTGAGATTTATTAGAATTCATTAGAAATTTATTAAATATTTATTAGAAAATTTAGAAAAGAAATTTAGAAGTTTAGAAATATGGAAATAAAGTCCTTTTTTAAAGGATAATTTAAATTGGAATTGGAGTTGATTAAATGGCAGATGATACAATTACAGATGAGAGGATAAAGGAAAAGATCTGTCAAATGTTTTTGGAATCTACTAAAAAATCTAAAAAAGAGTATATTGGGATTGAGATTGAGATTCCAATAATCAACCTTAATAAGGAAGCGGTGGATTTTGACATTGTTCATCTTGTAACTGAATCATTTAAGAATCATTTTAATTCATTTGAAGTTGAAGGCATAGATTATGATGGCAATGTCTATGCTTTAAGAAATCGTGAAAACGATGATATTGTATGTTATGACTGCTCCTATAACAATATTGAATTTGCAATGGGCAAGGAAGAGGACTTATTCACTATCAATGAAAGATTTGAGAAGTAT
The window above is part of the uncultured Methanobrevibacter sp. genome. Proteins encoded here:
- the glmM gene encoding phosphoglucosamine mutase → MTNKKLFGTSGIRGKIGSEINSELALKIGKSLAKYLNNTGKVVIGYDTRTTNRMLEQAITAGLIEHGVDVVKIGMVPTPLVGYATLKLDGDAGIMLTASHNPSQYNGIKLWNKNGMAYTPEQEEKIEEIYYNEDFGKVEWDKIGTISHNDEIKKQYIDDLLDIVDIKPGLKVVIDCACGAGSELSPLIFRKAGCEVITLNSQVDGFFPGRNPEPNEANLSSLMKAVVATGSDLGIAHDGDADRMITVDEKGRVSEFDKLLALVSKKFGGTVVTTVDAGLCMDEAMEEVGGKVLRTKVGDVNVAEVMIEEDANFGGEPSGTWLHPDFCMCPDGILSGLRMAEIVSKEGKLSELLEKFHQYPHMREKVICSKEEKFKVMENMEDLLKGAFDDIKDINTIDGIRLSFNDGSWVLVRPSGTEDYVRITLEAKTEEKAEQIKDTCIKIIKENI
- a CDS encoding 30S ribosomal protein S3ae, which codes for MAKKQRRRVRDTWKEKSWYTIKTPVAFGDKEIGTTPARDPELVYGRTVEVTMRELTGDFSKQYIKLQFEVNDVNGNIANTKFTGHKTTTDYVRSMIRRGTSRIDAPVIVTTQDERKLKLHVLAVTTRRAKSSQQKYMRETINELVTKVASEKTFDELVENSVNGRLASEIYHKAKKIYPLKRVEIIKSKVLE
- a CDS encoding TIGR00297 family protein; this translates as MHEAFVINWGYVILLFILGGISYKRKSLDLLGSLIMIFMGITIIFSAGVRWFILIVLFFGLSIFATRFSKPYKEEIGQYEKTRTAKNVISNGLVAFLMAAFGSYYLPLAGGFIGAIATATADTLASEIGVLQEPRLITTFKKVPAGTDGAISILGTSAAIVGAGIIGIASFLLGILPDPLIAIKISVISGTLGCFIDSILGAVLERRHYINNEHVNLLATICGAIIGIVSVM
- a CDS encoding class II glutamine amidotransferase yields the protein MCEIFGFSSSKEEELNDYLKEFYSHCEEHPHGWGLAILDSDKFSVFKEPVKARSSVMLGNILLNPIVSKNALAHIRLGTIGVKDFYNCHPFVKKDNAGRRWTLIHNGTVFDCPDLCKYSTEEEGETDSERILLAIVDLINKFEAFKGEPLSLKERFDVVSDLISFMALSNKLNLIIYDGEQMYVHTNYRNSLCYLKTENSIFFSTQALDSNEWNEVPLNTVLSFSNGELLFEAKPHSFEYVETEEQLMFIEKFASTLNSDVEEENVW
- a CDS encoding 2,3-bisphosphoglycerate-independent phosphoglycerate mutase, giving the protein MKGLILVMDGMAGRPLKELNNQTTLQAAKTPNMDKMAERGITGLMDSIAPGIIPGSDTAHLSILGYNPYEVYTGRGPFEAVGVGVDVIPGDIAFRCNFSTSDEDGIITDRRAGRIRDGTDEIIATLNTMKIEGYEDIEIIFKESTGHRAVLVLRGEGLSGKVSDADPKVEGNKPKVVKALDGSPEAERTADILNKLVVKSYEMTKDHPVNIKRIEEGEAPANIIIPRGAGEVPEVESINDKYEVNSACIAETGLIMGIGRFAGMDIIEMEGVTGGTDTNLENIRDTIIDQVNNSEHDFFLINIDGADEAGHDGNAEEKLKFIEKVDEVVMSELLKLEDCYIFLTADHSTPISVKNHSGDPVPILINGPEVRVDDVKEYNEFAVAKGGMCRIRGADVMNIITDLMGYAHKFGA